From the genome of Chelonia mydas isolate rCheMyd1 chromosome 2, rCheMyd1.pri.v2, whole genome shotgun sequence, one region includes:
- the GASK1A gene encoding Golgi-associated kinase 1A isoform X3 codes for MMRSIRLSFLTPQAQRSWRRMRLKRPPVAGFCFLLAFSVVAFTSFPLLLPNSYGESHLQFLALAEPHGKVIRPRRLWTNTTASVPQWARSFDHREWEPSPPGTDQERQSSHHPQSARKPKNQPSILRRQNHTLLKAKRKHKGEIRKHNVVVKSSEASSKLQHENIPHRTSGEKKRELNTHFSLKNTGSNVHFYKLTGKKADMKPQMEEAPFFSPSLSNKRGFQEGKPEVALHLKNPFASQPAVAQDRYKPDVQAAGAEPQHSDSIKAFISEADSRQPFRGAAGMQRQTGSYSQEPGEPGDRFWVGVATQLQTSEWCMKTPEDALSAKGEGHLRFGERIPPWFTADDVQKMKWLANSEVVAKTRIPAHGQILRVSLLARQDTSPSDPKRDCSDGLCGLIKRPSDLYEVLAFHLDRVLGLNRSLPAVARKFNSPLLPYKYTNGAARPIIWWVPDIQHLADANNDQNSFAVGWLQYQSLLQQRCGMVDSRAALGIAPCLSVLHTEWAKLALFDFLLQVHDRLDRYCCGFQPDPEEPCMEEMLHEKCRNLAELVLVHILVS; via the exons ATGATGCGGTCAATAAGGTTGTCCTTTCTGACTCCACAGGCTCAGAGATCCTGGAGAAGAATGAGGCTGAAGAGACCACCTGTGGCTGGATTCTGCTTCTTGCTTGCCTTCTCTGTGGTGGCATTTACCAGTTTTCCTCTGCTGCTTCCGAACAGCTACGGGGAGTCCCATCTCCAGTTCTTGGCACTGGCTGAGCCACATGGGAAAGTCATCCGGCCCAGGCGTCTGTGGACAAACACCACTGCCTCTGTCCCGCAGTGGGCCAGGAGCTTTGACCACAGAGAATGGGAACCCTCTCCCCCTGGCACCGATCAGGAAAGGCAATCCTCACACCATCCCCAGTCTGCCCGCAAGCCAAAGAACCAGCCAAGTATCCTGCGCCGACAAAACCACACACTGCTGAAAGCaaagagaaagcacaaaggagaGATTAGGAAACATAACGTTGTTGTGAAAAGCTCTGAAGCCAGCAGTAAATTACAGCATGAAAACATTCCCCACAGGACCAGTGGTGAGAAGAAAAGGGAGCTTAATACTCATTTTTCTCTAAAGAATACAGGGAGCAATGTTCATTTCTATAAGCTGACAGGGAAGAAGGCAGATATGAAACCACAAATGGAGGAGGcccctttcttttctccttcactCAGCAATAAAAGGGGTTTTCAGGAAGGAAAGCCAGAGGTTGCTTTACATCTTAAGAACCCTTTTGCAAGCCAGCCAGCTGTGGCACAGGACCGATACAAACCAGATGTGCAGGCAGCCGGCGCTGAGCCGCAGCATTCAGATTCAATTAAAGCCTTTATCTCGGAAGCAGATAGCAGGCAGCCCTTCAGAGGTGCAGCAGGCATGCAGAGACAGACAGGCAGTTACTCCCAGGAGCCTGGAGAGCCAGGAGATCGTTTCTGGGTGGGTGTGGCCACGCAGTTACAGACATCTGAATGGTGTATGAAGACTCCAGAAGATGCCCTTTCTGCCAAAGGGGAGGGCCACCTGAGGTTTGGTGAGAGGATCCCGCCTTGGTTTACTGCAGACGATGTGCAGAAGATGAAATGGCTGGCAAATAGCGAAGTGGTGGCCAAAACCAGAATTCCTGCCCATGGACAAATCCTCAGAGTCAGCCTTTTGGCCAGACAAGACACTTCCCCATCTGACCCTAAACGAGACTGTTCGGATGGGCTCTGTGGATTAATAAAGCGACCCAGTGACCTCTATGAGGTGCTAGCTTTCCACTTGGACAGAGTGTTGGGGCTGAATAGGAGTCTGCCTGCAGTGGCCCGCAAATTCAACAGTCCCCTGCTGCCCTACAAATACACCAATGGTGCAGCGAGGCCCATCATATGGTGGGTGCCAGATATCCAGCACCTAGCTGATGCCAACAACGACCAGAACTCTTTTGCAGTGGGGTGGCTACAGTACCAGTCTCTGCTGCAGCAGCGGTGTGGCATGGTGGATTCCAGGGCAGCTCTCGGAATAGCTCCATGTTTGAGTGTCCTGCACACAGAGTGGGCCAAACTGGCGCTCTTTGATTTTCTCCTACAG GTTCATGACCGACTGGACCGTTACTGCTGTGGATTTCAGCCAGACCCTGAAGAACCCTGCATGGAGGAAATGCTTCACGAAAAGTGTAGGAATCTTGCAGAGCTGGTCCTGGTCCACATCCTG
- the GASK1A gene encoding Golgi-associated kinase 1A isoform X4, protein MMRSIRLSFLTPQAQRSWRRMRLKRPPVAGFCFLLAFSVVAFTSFPLLLPNSYGESHLQFLALAEPHGKVIRPRRLWTNTTASVPQWARSFDHREWEPSPPGTDQERQSSHHPQSARKPKNQPSILRRQNHTLLKAKRKHKGEIRKHNVVVKSSEASSKLQHENIPHRTSGEKKRELNTHFSLKNTGSNVHFYKLTGKKADMKPQMEEAPFFSPSLSNKRGFQEGKPEVALHLKNPFASQPAVAQDRYKPDVQAAGAEPQHSDSIKAFISEADSRQPFRGAAGMQRQTGSYSQEPGEPGDRFWVGVATQLQTSEWCMKTPEDALSAKGEGHLRFGERIPPWFTADDVQKMKWLANSEVVAKTRIPAHGQILRVSLLARQDTSPSDPKRDCSDGLCGLIKRPSDLYEVLAFHLDRVLGLNRSLPAVARKFNSPLLPYKYTNGAARPIIWWVPDIQHLADANNDQNSFAVGWLQYQSLLQQRCGMVDSRAALGIAPCLSVLHTEWAKLALFDFLLQIKNRKPGSSISRTLYKDFSHR, encoded by the exons ATGATGCGGTCAATAAGGTTGTCCTTTCTGACTCCACAGGCTCAGAGATCCTGGAGAAGAATGAGGCTGAAGAGACCACCTGTGGCTGGATTCTGCTTCTTGCTTGCCTTCTCTGTGGTGGCATTTACCAGTTTTCCTCTGCTGCTTCCGAACAGCTACGGGGAGTCCCATCTCCAGTTCTTGGCACTGGCTGAGCCACATGGGAAAGTCATCCGGCCCAGGCGTCTGTGGACAAACACCACTGCCTCTGTCCCGCAGTGGGCCAGGAGCTTTGACCACAGAGAATGGGAACCCTCTCCCCCTGGCACCGATCAGGAAAGGCAATCCTCACACCATCCCCAGTCTGCCCGCAAGCCAAAGAACCAGCCAAGTATCCTGCGCCGACAAAACCACACACTGCTGAAAGCaaagagaaagcacaaaggagaGATTAGGAAACATAACGTTGTTGTGAAAAGCTCTGAAGCCAGCAGTAAATTACAGCATGAAAACATTCCCCACAGGACCAGTGGTGAGAAGAAAAGGGAGCTTAATACTCATTTTTCTCTAAAGAATACAGGGAGCAATGTTCATTTCTATAAGCTGACAGGGAAGAAGGCAGATATGAAACCACAAATGGAGGAGGcccctttcttttctccttcactCAGCAATAAAAGGGGTTTTCAGGAAGGAAAGCCAGAGGTTGCTTTACATCTTAAGAACCCTTTTGCAAGCCAGCCAGCTGTGGCACAGGACCGATACAAACCAGATGTGCAGGCAGCCGGCGCTGAGCCGCAGCATTCAGATTCAATTAAAGCCTTTATCTCGGAAGCAGATAGCAGGCAGCCCTTCAGAGGTGCAGCAGGCATGCAGAGACAGACAGGCAGTTACTCCCAGGAGCCTGGAGAGCCAGGAGATCGTTTCTGGGTGGGTGTGGCCACGCAGTTACAGACATCTGAATGGTGTATGAAGACTCCAGAAGATGCCCTTTCTGCCAAAGGGGAGGGCCACCTGAGGTTTGGTGAGAGGATCCCGCCTTGGTTTACTGCAGACGATGTGCAGAAGATGAAATGGCTGGCAAATAGCGAAGTGGTGGCCAAAACCAGAATTCCTGCCCATGGACAAATCCTCAGAGTCAGCCTTTTGGCCAGACAAGACACTTCCCCATCTGACCCTAAACGAGACTGTTCGGATGGGCTCTGTGGATTAATAAAGCGACCCAGTGACCTCTATGAGGTGCTAGCTTTCCACTTGGACAGAGTGTTGGGGCTGAATAGGAGTCTGCCTGCAGTGGCCCGCAAATTCAACAGTCCCCTGCTGCCCTACAAATACACCAATGGTGCAGCGAGGCCCATCATATGGTGGGTGCCAGATATCCAGCACCTAGCTGATGCCAACAACGACCAGAACTCTTTTGCAGTGGGGTGGCTACAGTACCAGTCTCTGCTGCAGCAGCGGTGTGGCATGGTGGATTCCAGGGCAGCTCTCGGAATAGCTCCATGTTTGAGTGTCCTGCACACAGAGTGGGCCAAACTGGCGCTCTTTGATTTTCTCCTACAG ATAAAGAACAGAAAGCCTGGATCATCAATCAGTAGAACTTTGTACAAGGATTTCTCACACAGATGA